From the Euzebya rosea genome, one window contains:
- the dop gene encoding depupylase/deamidase Dop produces MAITKYLGTETEFGITVVGRPEFNPVLASSLVVNAYSADGRNRARWDYEDEDPLRDARGFAQPGAHEPAPEDDIGLANSILTNGARFYVDHAHPEYSSPEVSNPRDAVVWDKAGERILEIAASRAAPLLPGHDDRQPGRILITKNNTDGKGAAYGMHENYIVDRATPFGEIVRQLTPFFVSRQPLVGAGRVGSEFPSAEVDYQVTQRADFFEVEVGLETTLKRPIINTRDEPHADPDRFRRLHVIIGDANMSEVCTYLKLGSTALVLSMVEDGFLPDALSVANPVKTLHEVSHDLTCAKTIALKDGRRVRPIELQWHYLEWARKWADQRDAPDWAADLMATWERLLTQLEADPMGLDGVVDWVTKYRIMQRYVDRDGLDWDDEKLKLIDIQYHDVRRDKGLYNKLVAGGRIETMVEEHEVQRAMTAPPSDTRAYFRGRCLEKFRDSVTAAGWDSMIFDVGGETLQRVPMMDPSRGTEAVVGALIDRCDTARQLLDAIRS; encoded by the coding sequence ATGGCGATCACCAAGTACCTCGGCACCGAAACCGAGTTCGGCATCACCGTGGTGGGCCGACCCGAGTTCAACCCCGTGCTGGCCTCCTCGCTGGTGGTCAACGCCTACTCGGCGGACGGCCGCAACCGTGCCCGGTGGGACTACGAGGACGAGGATCCGCTGCGCGACGCCCGCGGGTTCGCCCAGCCGGGCGCCCACGAACCGGCGCCCGAGGACGACATCGGGCTGGCCAACTCGATCCTGACCAACGGCGCCCGCTTCTACGTCGACCACGCCCACCCCGAGTACTCCTCACCGGAGGTGTCCAACCCGCGTGACGCGGTGGTGTGGGACAAGGCGGGCGAACGGATCCTCGAGATCGCCGCCAGCCGTGCGGCGCCGCTGCTGCCCGGGCACGACGACCGCCAGCCGGGCCGCATCCTGATCACCAAGAACAACACCGACGGCAAGGGCGCCGCCTACGGCATGCACGAGAACTACATCGTCGACCGGGCCACCCCGTTCGGCGAGATCGTGCGCCAGCTGACGCCCTTCTTCGTCTCCCGCCAGCCGCTCGTCGGTGCCGGGCGCGTCGGCAGCGAGTTCCCCTCGGCCGAGGTGGACTACCAGGTCACCCAGCGCGCCGACTTCTTCGAGGTCGAGGTCGGCCTGGAGACCACGCTCAAGCGGCCGATCATCAACACCCGCGACGAACCGCACGCCGATCCCGACCGCTTCCGGCGCCTGCACGTCATCATCGGCGACGCCAACATGAGCGAGGTCTGCACCTACCTGAAGCTGGGGTCCACCGCGCTGGTCCTGTCGATGGTGGAGGACGGGTTCCTGCCCGATGCGCTCTCGGTCGCCAACCCGGTGAAGACCCTCCACGAGGTCAGCCACGACCTGACGTGCGCGAAGACCATCGCGCTCAAGGACGGCCGCCGGGTGCGCCCCATCGAGCTGCAGTGGCACTACCTCGAGTGGGCCCGGAAGTGGGCCGACCAGCGCGACGCCCCCGACTGGGCGGCCGACCTCATGGCCACGTGGGAGCGGCTCCTGACGCAGCTGGAGGCCGACCCCATGGGCCTCGACGGCGTCGTCGACTGGGTGACCAAGTACCGGATCATGCAGCGCTACGTCGACCGGGACGGCCTGGACTGGGACGACGAGAAGCTCAAGCTCATCGACATCCAGTACCACGACGTGCGTCGAGACAAGGGCCTGTACAACAAGCTCGTCGCCGGGGGCCGCATCGAGACGATGGTGGAGGAGCACGAGGTGCAGCGGGCGATGACGGCGCCGCCGTCGGACACCCGGGCGTACTTCCGCGGCCGCTGCCTGGAGAAGTTCCGCGACAGCGTCACGGCGGCCGGGTGGGACTCCATGATCTTCGACGTGGGCGGCGAGACCCTGCAGCGCGTGCCCATGATGGACCCCTCCCGCGGAACCGAAGCGGTCGTCGGCGCCCTGATCGATCGGTGCGACACCGCTCGGCAGCTGCTGGATGCCATCCGCAGCTGA
- a CDS encoding diacylglycerol/lipid kinase family protein, whose amino-acid sequence MASTSSSGGRGYLLVRNTAAGTDDQAFVDAVCRELGTAEVVATDGPDDVDDALRAADGRTVVACGGDGSLHLLVDRARALGLTDELELGLVPLGTGNDFAGHLGIPTDPDGAAAVLRDGPVRRMDVLVGDDDQVVVNAVHVGIGVEAARRADDLKASLGALAYPLGAMVAGVAAEGLQVEVRVDGERIDLGDPALMVIVGNGPTIGGGTPAVPSARPDDGLLDVVVSHAVGPAARTAFGMALARGTHVDRDDVVSARGSRVEILGPRLAHNADGDLAAATDTPRSYRIEPASYRLRIPPPQ is encoded by the coding sequence CTGGCCAGTACCTCTAGCAGCGGCGGGCGGGGGTACCTCCTCGTCCGCAACACCGCTGCCGGCACCGACGACCAGGCGTTCGTCGACGCGGTCTGCCGCGAGCTCGGCACCGCCGAGGTCGTTGCCACCGACGGTCCCGACGACGTCGACGACGCCCTGCGCGCCGCCGACGGCCGGACCGTCGTGGCCTGCGGCGGCGACGGATCACTGCACCTGCTGGTCGACCGCGCCCGGGCCCTCGGCCTGACCGACGAGCTGGAGCTCGGGCTGGTCCCGCTGGGCACCGGCAACGACTTCGCCGGGCACCTCGGCATCCCCACCGACCCCGACGGCGCCGCAGCGGTGCTGCGTGACGGGCCGGTCCGTCGCATGGACGTGCTCGTCGGCGACGACGACCAGGTCGTGGTCAACGCCGTGCACGTCGGCATCGGGGTCGAGGCCGCCCGTCGTGCCGACGACCTGAAGGCCTCCCTCGGCGCGTTGGCCTATCCCCTCGGTGCGATGGTCGCCGGCGTGGCCGCGGAGGGCCTGCAGGTGGAGGTGCGGGTCGACGGCGAGCGGATCGACCTGGGCGACCCGGCGCTGATGGTGATCGTCGGCAACGGCCCGACGATCGGCGGGGGAACCCCAGCCGTGCCGTCGGCACGCCCCGACGACGGCCTCCTCGACGTGGTGGTCAGCCATGCGGTCGGCCCGGCCGCCCGCACCGCCTTCGGCATGGCGCTGGCGCGTGGCACCCACGTCGACCGCGACGACGTCGTGTCTGCTCGCGGCAGCCGGGTGGAGATCCTCGGCCCCCGCCTGGCCCACAACGCCGACGGCGACCTCGCCGCCGCCACCGACACCCCTCGGAGCTACCGCATCGAACCGGCCAGCTACCGCCTCCGGATCCCGCCGCCCCAGTAG
- the arc gene encoding proteasome ATPase: MSEDQPGTTPTGESEETLRTRVQFLEEEATMLRRRLDDSPSRVRALEERLLESKSQLSGAMAQNGKLADTLRDAREQIIGLKEQVEKLAAPPSGYGVYLGPGPTEETVEIFTQGRKLRVNVSPDVEVGELRQGQEVVLNEALNVVEAAGYEIIGEVMAVKEVMGDGRLLVIGHTDDEQVVRMSDALMDSPLRSGDHVMVESRSGYALERLNRPEVEELVLEEVPDIAYTDIGGLGPQIEAIQDAVELPFLHADLFVEHELRPPKGILLYGPPGCGKTMIAKAVANSLAKRVAEKEGRDDARSYFLNIKGPELLNKYVGETERQIRLIFQRAREKVAEGHPVIVFFDEMDSIFRTRGSGVSSDVETTIVPQLLSEIDGVETLKDVIVIGASNREDMIDPAILRPGRLDVKIKIERPNAEAAKEIFAIYLHAGLPLHPDLVKEYGSEEDACRALVSQTVERMYADDDSNRFLEVTYANGDKEVLYFKDFNSGAMIENVVARAKKLAIKRFLDEGQKGIKAEDLQIAIRDEFKENEDLPNTTNPDDWARISGKKGERIVYVRTLIGDGNEPGKSIESVQTGQYL; this comes from the coding sequence ATGTCCGAGGACCAGCCAGGTACCACCCCGACCGGTGAGTCGGAGGAGACCCTCCGCACCAGAGTGCAGTTCCTCGAGGAAGAGGCCACGATGCTCCGTCGTCGCCTCGACGACTCGCCGAGCCGGGTGCGCGCCCTGGAGGAACGGCTGCTGGAGTCCAAGTCGCAGCTGTCGGGGGCCATGGCCCAGAACGGCAAGCTGGCCGACACCCTGCGGGACGCGCGCGAGCAGATCATCGGGCTGAAGGAACAGGTCGAGAAGCTCGCCGCCCCGCCCAGCGGCTACGGCGTCTACCTCGGGCCGGGCCCGACGGAGGAAACCGTCGAGATCTTCACCCAGGGGCGCAAGCTGCGGGTGAACGTCAGCCCCGACGTCGAGGTCGGCGAGCTGCGGCAGGGCCAGGAGGTCGTCCTCAACGAGGCGCTCAACGTCGTGGAGGCCGCCGGCTACGAGATCATCGGTGAGGTCATGGCCGTCAAGGAGGTCATGGGCGACGGCCGGTTGCTCGTGATCGGCCACACCGACGACGAGCAGGTCGTGCGGATGTCCGACGCCCTGATGGACTCGCCGCTGCGCAGCGGCGACCACGTGATGGTCGAGTCGCGGTCGGGGTACGCCCTCGAGCGGTTGAACCGGCCCGAGGTCGAGGAGCTCGTCCTCGAGGAGGTGCCCGACATCGCCTACACCGACATCGGTGGGCTCGGACCCCAGATCGAGGCCATCCAGGACGCGGTCGAGCTGCCGTTCCTCCACGCCGACCTCTTCGTCGAGCACGAGCTGCGGCCGCCGAAGGGCATCCTGCTGTACGGCCCCCCCGGTTGCGGCAAGACGATGATCGCCAAGGCCGTCGCCAACTCCCTGGCCAAGCGGGTCGCGGAGAAGGAAGGCCGCGACGACGCCCGGTCGTACTTCCTCAACATCAAGGGCCCGGAGCTGCTGAACAAGTACGTCGGCGAGACCGAACGGCAGATCCGGCTGATCTTCCAGCGGGCCCGCGAGAAGGTCGCCGAGGGCCACCCCGTCATCGTGTTCTTCGACGAGATGGACTCGATCTTCCGCACCCGCGGGTCGGGCGTGTCCTCCGACGTGGAGACGACCATCGTCCCGCAGCTGCTCAGCGAGATCGACGGTGTGGAGACCCTCAAGGACGTCATCGTCATCGGTGCCTCCAACCGCGAGGACATGATCGACCCGGCGATCCTGCGTCCCGGACGCCTCGACGTGAAGATCAAGATCGAACGTCCCAACGCCGAGGCGGCCAAGGAGATCTTCGCGATCTACCTGCACGCGGGCCTGCCGCTGCACCCCGACCTGGTCAAGGAGTACGGATCGGAGGAGGACGCCTGCAGGGCGCTGGTCAGCCAGACCGTCGAGCGGATGTACGCCGACGACGACTCCAACCGGTTCCTCGAGGTCACCTACGCCAACGGGGACAAGGAGGTCCTGTACTTCAAGGACTTCAACTCCGGCGCCATGATCGAGAACGTGGTCGCACGGGCCAAGAAGCTGGCGATCAAGCGGTTCCTCGACGAGGGCCAGAAGGGCATCAAGGCCGAGGACCTGCAGATCGCCATCAGGGACGAGTTCAAGGAGAACGAGGACCTGCCCAACACCACCAACCCCGACGACTGGGCCCGCATCTCCGGCAAGAAGGGCGAGCGGATCGTGTACGTCCGCACGCTCATCGGGGACGGCAACGAGCCCGGCAAGTCGATCGAGAGCGTGCAGACTGGCCAGTACCTCTAG
- a CDS encoding S8 family serine peptidase: MPRVSRTPSVLLVVLGMLVATLGVVPVAAAEGARPARSDDVALPTQPLTRDASVLPDRLLVTLDEGTARTSWAAPLPTRALGARDAVALADRVRLVTTAPGTADVVAEALRSRGDVLAVEPDVQREFHAVPNDTSYDLQWAHQQTNIEQAWDHATGGGREGEGRPLIAVVDSGVDATHPELAGTVVASLRSASGVIVQGQPNNDECGIAHGTAVAGVVGAAGNNGQGIAGVLWNPRIIDISLTSPLNDCPRGPADSDAITAMAYLSQLDEPPLAMNLSFGTSANECTAAYQAAIDQARAAGIVVVSSAGNAQSNANSIPASCNGAISVGATGPSGSRAGYSQFNPYIDLSAPGGQARNCPSTLADLASEAVLTTSLVEPKQYDLGTGCTPSLADPHGARLEATQGTSFSTPYVAAAAALLRQHASDTGRTLSVDEVEALLEGTATDAGPTGRDDDYGWGVLDVGAAMALLASGQPIPPLEPDPDFAVGPLAPVAVRVSDPGDLDTTDPISQAVAISRGNPAGSRPFAVLARVDDFADALSGAALGLGIGSLLYTSHTGPLDPRTREELLRVLDFGTSQPVVYVMGGTAAIPAVVDDELRSLGITVQRIAGIGREDTAVRASAVVQQLKSLAGDIPTRSWAFVTSGRDYADAVTAGQMAAYYGIPTLVTNPEALHPTTAEELRRLDPDRVVVVGGEVAVSAATMQQIADLGFPTSRAGGATRIDTALAVFDLYAGEMAIDRDGAIERAATVAVNLRDGFTDVLSASLIAGQGNWYLPLEGMAGQPITAATRSTFCDFGGQLYVIGGRDRIDDDTTEDLLEILAGQGCTPG; the protein is encoded by the coding sequence TTGCCTCGCGTCAGCCGAACGCCGTCAGTCCTCCTCGTGGTCCTCGGGATGCTCGTCGCCACGCTCGGCGTCGTGCCCGTCGCGGCGGCCGAGGGCGCCCGTCCGGCACGATCCGACGACGTGGCCCTGCCCACCCAGCCGCTGACCCGCGACGCGTCGGTGCTCCCGGACCGCCTGCTGGTGACGCTGGACGAGGGGACCGCCAGGACGTCCTGGGCGGCGCCCCTACCCACCCGTGCCCTGGGGGCGCGCGACGCCGTTGCCCTCGCCGACCGGGTTCGGCTGGTCACCACCGCGCCGGGGACCGCCGACGTCGTGGCCGAGGCGCTCCGGTCCCGAGGTGACGTGCTCGCCGTGGAGCCCGACGTGCAGCGCGAGTTCCACGCGGTGCCCAACGACACCTCCTACGACCTGCAGTGGGCGCACCAGCAAACCAACATCGAGCAGGCGTGGGATCACGCCACCGGCGGCGGACGAGAGGGAGAGGGCCGCCCCTTGATCGCCGTCGTGGACTCCGGGGTCGACGCCACCCACCCGGAGCTCGCCGGCACCGTCGTGGCCAGCCTGCGGTCGGCCAGCGGCGTCATCGTGCAGGGGCAGCCCAACAACGACGAGTGCGGCATCGCCCACGGGACCGCGGTCGCCGGGGTCGTCGGCGCGGCCGGCAACAACGGCCAGGGCATCGCCGGGGTGCTGTGGAACCCCCGCATCATCGACATCTCCCTCACCTCGCCCCTCAACGACTGCCCGCGCGGACCGGCCGACTCCGACGCCATCACCGCCATGGCCTACCTGTCGCAGCTCGACGAGCCGCCCCTGGCCATGAACCTCAGCTTCGGCACCTCCGCCAACGAGTGCACGGCGGCCTACCAGGCGGCGATCGACCAGGCCCGTGCCGCCGGCATCGTGGTGGTGTCCTCGGCCGGCAACGCCCAGAGCAACGCCAACAGCATCCCCGCGTCCTGCAACGGGGCCATCTCCGTGGGGGCCACCGGACCCAGCGGCAGCCGAGCTGGGTACAGCCAGTTCAACCCCTACATCGACCTCAGCGCGCCCGGCGGCCAGGCCCGCAACTGCCCCAGCACCCTCGCGGACCTGGCCAGCGAGGCCGTCCTGACGACCAGCCTGGTCGAACCCAAGCAGTACGACCTCGGGACCGGCTGCACCCCCTCGCTGGCCGACCCCCACGGCGCCCGGCTGGAGGCCACCCAGGGCACGTCGTTCTCCACGCCCTACGTCGCGGCGGCCGCGGCGCTGCTGCGACAGCACGCCTCCGACACCGGACGGACCCTGTCAGTGGACGAGGTCGAGGCGTTGCTGGAGGGCACCGCCACCGATGCCGGCCCGACCGGCCGTGACGACGACTACGGCTGGGGGGTGCTCGACGTCGGTGCCGCCATGGCCCTCCTCGCCAGCGGCCAGCCGATCCCGCCGCTGGAGCCCGACCCCGACTTCGCCGTCGGCCCGCTGGCACCCGTCGCCGTCCGGGTGTCGGACCCGGGGGACCTCGACACGACCGACCCGATCAGCCAGGCGGTCGCCATCAGCCGCGGCAACCCGGCAGGCAGCCGGCCCTTCGCCGTGCTTGCCCGGGTCGACGACTTCGCCGACGCCCTGTCCGGTGCCGCGCTGGGCCTCGGGATCGGTTCGCTCCTCTACACCTCCCACACCGGTCCGCTGGACCCGCGCACCCGAGAGGAGCTGCTGCGCGTCCTCGACTTCGGGACCAGCCAGCCCGTCGTGTACGTCATGGGCGGCACCGCGGCCATCCCCGCCGTCGTCGACGACGAGCTGCGCAGCCTCGGCATCACCGTGCAGCGGATCGCCGGGATCGGCCGCGAGGACACCGCCGTGCGGGCGTCCGCCGTCGTCCAGCAGCTGAAGTCGCTGGCCGGGGACATCCCGACCCGCAGCTGGGCCTTCGTCACCTCGGGCCGGGACTACGCCGACGCCGTCACCGCCGGCCAGATGGCCGCGTACTACGGCATCCCCACGCTGGTGACCAACCCCGAGGCGCTGCACCCGACCACCGCCGAGGAGCTTCGCCGGCTCGATCCCGACCGGGTGGTCGTCGTGGGTGGAGAGGTCGCGGTCTCCGCCGCCACGATGCAGCAGATCGCCGATCTCGGGTTCCCGACGTCCCGTGCCGGCGGCGCCACACGGATCGACACCGCGCTCGCCGTCTTCGACCTCTACGCCGGCGAGATGGCCATCGACCGCGACGGGGCCATCGAGCGGGCCGCGACCGTCGCCGTGAACCTGCGCGACGGGTTCACCGATGTCCTCTCGGCATCCCTCATCGCCGGCCAGGGCAACTGGTACCTGCCGCTGGAGGGCATGGCCGGACAGCCCATCACCGCGGCGACCCGCAGCACCTTCTGCGACTTCGGCGGTCAGCTGTACGTCATCGGTGGCCGCGACCGGATCGACGACGACACCACCGAGGACCTGCTCGAGATCCTCGCCGGGCAGGGGTGCACACCCGGTTGA
- a CDS encoding tRNA (adenine-N1)-methyltransferase: MIRHAGHPDPLSVGDTVILMDRKGRRFMFELEEGKDYHFHRGIIRHDQLIGQPEGSTVVSTMSAKLTAVRPTTVDWTLKAPRGAQVVYPKDQAMIVTLGDVVPGSTVIEAGAGSGALTCALLRAVGPEGRVISYELREDHAEVALANVTRRMGGHPENWSLTVADLAEALTEHRCDRLVLDMLEPWAHVDAAANAVHPGGMLIAYTPTVTQVMRLREVLDADPRWGLTQTSETMHRTWHVDGLAVRPDHRMVAHTAFLTTARRMVPLEAPEDTTGSQGAAGADAEPAEDAPVGPRPGQLP, translated from the coding sequence GTGATCCGCCATGCAGGACATCCCGACCCCCTCTCGGTCGGGGACACCGTCATCCTGATGGACCGCAAGGGCCGCCGCTTCATGTTCGAGCTGGAGGAGGGCAAGGACTACCACTTCCATCGCGGCATCATCCGGCACGACCAGCTGATCGGGCAGCCGGAGGGCAGCACCGTCGTCTCCACGATGAGCGCCAAGCTCACGGCCGTCCGACCGACGACGGTGGACTGGACGCTGAAGGCCCCTCGTGGGGCGCAGGTCGTCTACCCCAAGGACCAGGCGATGATCGTCACGCTCGGCGATGTCGTGCCGGGCTCGACGGTCATCGAGGCCGGGGCGGGGTCGGGTGCGCTGACCTGCGCGTTGCTCCGTGCCGTCGGCCCCGAGGGTCGCGTCATCTCCTACGAGCTCCGCGAGGACCACGCCGAGGTCGCCCTCGCCAACGTCACCCGCCGCATGGGTGGGCATCCCGAGAACTGGTCGTTGACCGTGGCCGACCTCGCCGAGGCGTTGACCGAACACCGCTGTGACCGGCTCGTCCTGGACATGCTCGAGCCGTGGGCCCACGTCGACGCCGCGGCGAACGCGGTCCACCCCGGTGGGATGCTGATCGCCTACACCCCGACCGTCACGCAGGTCATGCGCCTTCGCGAGGTGCTGGATGCCGACCCCCGCTGGGGCCTGACCCAGACCAGCGAGACGATGCACCGCACCTGGCACGTCGACGGCCTCGCCGTCCGGCCGGACCACCGGATGGTCGCCCACACGGCGTTCCTGACGACGGCCCGCCGCATGGTGCCGCTGGAGGCACCCGAGGACACCACTGGCTCGCAGGGTGCTGCAGGGGCCGACGCCGAGCCGGCCGAAGATGCACCCGTGGGGCCCCGTCCGGGACAGCTCCCGTAG
- a CDS encoding ATP-binding protein, producing MGRPSGGRCLGCKDADAVIDLARHRTRYCGECFVDHIRTQVRVAIDAYGMLRYDDEILVAVSGGKDSLALWDILLDMGYNASGLYLGLGIGGYSTRSERIVRDYAERRGVKLHVEDLAEEYGFDIPDSVKHPRRSDKKKKNGVGRAACGTCGLSKRYVFNKTALRHGYDVMATGHNLDDEAAQLFGNVLRWQTEFMARQSPMLPASEGGLARKVKPLYRLTEREMAAYCVIKGLDYVVEECPLVEGNTVMRYKDALNELERAAPGTKAHFLFGFLDRVRDEHFDQGQHFDTSLVPCADCGLPTPAHQPGQTPVCAFCRTRGRLLQLVDRPVGDDAAETSPPEQDVNA from the coding sequence ATGGGTAGGCCCAGCGGCGGCCGCTGCCTCGGCTGCAAGGACGCCGACGCCGTCATCGACCTGGCGCGTCATCGCACCCGCTACTGCGGCGAGTGCTTCGTCGACCACATCCGCACCCAGGTCCGCGTCGCGATCGATGCCTACGGGATGCTGCGCTACGACGACGAGATCCTCGTCGCGGTCAGCGGCGGCAAGGACTCCCTCGCCCTGTGGGACATCCTCCTCGACATGGGCTACAACGCCTCGGGCCTGTACCTGGGCCTCGGGATCGGTGGGTACTCCACCCGGTCGGAGCGCATCGTGCGTGACTACGCCGAACGCCGCGGCGTGAAGCTGCACGTCGAGGACCTCGCCGAGGAGTACGGCTTCGACATCCCCGACTCGGTCAAGCACCCGCGCCGCAGCGACAAGAAGAAGAAGAACGGGGTCGGGCGTGCGGCCTGCGGCACCTGCGGCCTGTCCAAGCGCTACGTCTTCAACAAGACGGCCCTGCGGCACGGCTACGACGTCATGGCCACCGGGCACAACCTCGACGACGAGGCAGCGCAGCTGTTCGGCAACGTCCTGCGCTGGCAGACGGAGTTCATGGCGCGCCAGTCGCCGATGCTGCCGGCCAGCGAGGGGGGCCTGGCCCGCAAGGTCAAGCCGCTGTACCGCCTGACCGAACGCGAGATGGCCGCCTACTGCGTCATCAAGGGACTCGACTACGTCGTCGAGGAGTGCCCGCTGGTCGAGGGCAACACCGTCATGCGGTACAAGGACGCCCTCAACGAGCTCGAGCGCGCGGCCCCCGGGACCAAGGCCCACTTCCTCTTCGGCTTCCTCGACCGGGTCCGCGACGAACACTTCGACCAGGGCCAGCACTTCGACACCTCGCTGGTCCCGTGCGCCGACTGTGGTCTGCCCACACCGGCGCACCAACCCGGCCAGACGCCCGTCTGCGCCTTCTGCCGAACCCGTGGCCGGCTGCTGCAGCTGGTCGACCGCCCCGTCGGTGACGACGCGGCCGAGACATCACCCCCCGAACAGGACGTGAACGCGTGA
- a CDS encoding MoaD/ThiS family protein, which produces MKVRLRNPDRTVEVDGPAQVSEMLAQLDINPETVLVIHDNTLVTAKAVLPADAEVEIRPVISGGSHG; this is translated from the coding sequence ATGAAGGTACGACTGCGCAACCCCGACCGGACCGTCGAGGTCGACGGCCCAGCCCAGGTCAGCGAGATGCTGGCCCAGCTGGACATCAACCCCGAGACGGTCCTGGTGATCCACGACAACACCCTGGTGACGGCCAAGGCGGTGCTGCCCGCCGATGCCGAGGTCGAGATCCGGCCGGTCATCTCCGGCGGCTCGCATGGGTAG
- a CDS encoding DUF1802 family protein, protein MDTDVAPTEPAPTTTVSLKEWGAAIHALLQGRQQILLRKGGIHEKAFATPEEDGGFLLFPTVAHTHAERTRPEHHDLLPAGDADATDDHLVVRAGVHVVDVVEVTRPERLPELDDLHIWTAESIRTDRVEFRPKHPLQILVVQAVELPEAIVLPRLEAYGGCRSWIDVHVEWDGSGRVVGDHAELERVSQRVRSTVG, encoded by the coding sequence GTGGACACCGACGTCGCGCCGACCGAGCCCGCCCCCACGACCACCGTGTCGCTGAAGGAGTGGGGTGCCGCGATCCATGCCCTCCTGCAGGGCCGCCAGCAGATCCTGCTGCGCAAGGGCGGGATCCACGAGAAGGCCTTCGCCACGCCGGAGGAGGACGGCGGGTTCCTGCTGTTCCCGACCGTGGCCCACACCCACGCCGAGCGGACCCGTCCCGAGCACCACGACCTGCTGCCCGCCGGCGACGCCGACGCCACCGACGACCACCTCGTCGTCCGTGCCGGCGTGCACGTCGTCGATGTCGTCGAGGTGACCCGGCCCGAGCGGCTGCCCGAGCTCGACGACCTCCACATCTGGACGGCCGAGTCGATCCGCACCGACCGGGTGGAGTTCCGGCCGAAGCACCCGCTGCAGATCCTCGTCGTACAGGCCGTCGAGCTGCCCGAGGCCATCGTCCTGCCGCGGCTGGAGGCCTACGGCGGCTGCAGGTCCTGGATCGACGTGCACGTGGAGTGGGACGGATCGGGTCGGGTCGTCGGCGACCACGCCGAGCTCGAACGGGTGTCGCAACGGGTGCGGTCCACGGTCGGCTGA
- a CDS encoding M15 family metallopeptidase codes for MTDLSSSPLPAATRRAIAAGVAVLAILTVLGTAPQPGSSAAGDDLALTPMVPMTVESGAVGQGGQTFAQLFDEMRAPEVGGEGQGTVVVAAPPSIPEVQPESQPQPVATGAAAPALAAVQPVAPTMTVTGLDPATASSLAALEGVEAASVVEVGELTLAVPGAEQTVTVAAVEPETFRPLTPPITANETAVWERIIAGDAAFNHDAGNRLAVPLGSSVQTGSSAGALRIGAYASNGIPPVADALVSADRARQLGFTGEPVVYVALAPGADGSAVREAVAAAGGVVEEIEEPVEQQAFLTGSAAADFFEPFNYIDHGDGLITIDPDWVARNIETRRLPIFTGNVTCHRQMLIQLEGALAEVEAAGLAPLIDTSDYGGCWVARHIDWRPDRPISMHGWGLAVDFNVQTNMLGAQPTMDPRIVEIFDRWGFVWGGRWSRPDGMHFELGAVLQGPTGGTQQ; via the coding sequence GTGACTGACCTCTCCTCCTCCCCCCTCCCCGCAGCCACACGCCGAGCCATCGCGGCGGGCGTTGCCGTCCTCGCGATCCTGACGGTCCTCGGCACGGCACCGCAGCCCGGCTCGAGCGCTGCCGGCGATGACCTGGCGTTGACGCCGATGGTCCCGATGACGGTGGAGAGCGGCGCCGTCGGGCAGGGGGGCCAGACGTTCGCCCAGCTGTTCGACGAGATGCGCGCGCCCGAGGTCGGCGGCGAGGGCCAGGGCACCGTGGTGGTGGCCGCTCCCCCGTCCATCCCCGAGGTCCAGCCCGAGTCGCAGCCCCAGCCCGTGGCCACTGGCGCGGCCGCGCCCGCGTTGGCGGCCGTCCAACCGGTGGCCCCCACGATGACGGTGACCGGGCTCGACCCGGCGACCGCGTCGTCCCTCGCCGCACTCGAGGGTGTGGAGGCCGCGTCGGTTGTGGAGGTCGGTGAGCTGACCCTGGCCGTGCCGGGGGCCGAGCAAACGGTGACCGTCGCGGCGGTCGAGCCGGAGACGTTCCGGCCGCTGACCCCGCCGATCACCGCCAACGAGACCGCGGTGTGGGAGCGGATCATCGCCGGTGACGCCGCGTTCAACCACGACGCCGGCAACCGGCTTGCGGTGCCGCTGGGCAGCAGCGTGCAGACGGGATCGTCGGCCGGTGCCCTGCGCATCGGCGCCTACGCCTCCAACGGCATTCCCCCCGTGGCCGACGCGCTCGTGTCGGCAGACCGGGCCCGCCAGCTCGGATTCACCGGCGAGCCGGTCGTCTACGTCGCGCTGGCCCCCGGGGCCGACGGGTCGGCGGTGCGCGAGGCCGTCGCCGCGGCCGGTGGCGTCGTGGAGGAGATCGAGGAGCCGGTCGAGCAGCAGGCCTTCCTGACGGGGAGCGCCGCCGCCGACTTCTTCGAGCCGTTCAACTACATCGACCACGGTGACGGCCTGATCACCATCGACCCGGACTGGGTGGCCCGCAACATCGAGACCCGGCGCTTGCCGATCTTCACCGGCAACGTGACCTGCCACCGCCAGATGCTGATCCAGCTGGAGGGGGCGCTGGCGGAGGTCGAGGCCGCCGGGCTGGCGCCGCTGATCGACACCAGCGACTACGGCGGCTGCTGGGTCGCACGCCACATCGACTGGCGTCCCGACCGGCCCATCTCCATGCACGGGTGGGGCCTGGCCGTCGACTTCAACGTCCAGACCAACATGCTCGGCGCGCAGCCGACCATGGACCCGCGGATCGTGGAGATCTTCGACCGCTGGGGCTTCGTCTGGGGTGGGCGCTGGTCCCGGCCGGACGGCATGCACTTCGAGCTGGGCGCGGTCCTGCAGGGCCCGACCGGCGGGACACAGCAGTAA